A window of the Sulfitobacter sp. THAF37 genome harbors these coding sequences:
- a CDS encoding type IV secretory system conjugative DNA transfer family protein, which translates to MTKTLPLWAALLFGVICGAVIGTIVAAFYLTLALKTGFGSFDMLALWKASAGTRAAHPEAFKVGFGAVGFGAIGLGALALAWTWKKERDDYGSAHWQTKAELKKNDMLQAPGKGFVCGKLGAPTSKAEFISSTTIPHVMMVAPTRAGKGVGFVIPNLLSFAGSVVVLDVKGENFEKTARLRALNGDEVYRFSPFDWANATHRYNPLARIAKAPTFAQRFTEVSILADLFLDKDNKTLDTFSEAGKSIFVAACLLAIQRGTPNLGEVNKIVAGGEYKNAQYKTYADEAEEDILRELWTNAASASSRLLTSNIQALMTAGLKQWDNPAVRSATEASDFDFSTFRKTPQSLYIAVSEDHIATLAPLLRLMFADLIASIRLNEPGPDEPWPVMMMIDEFQQMGAMPYLERAIHSLASYGGRVAMIAQSLASLDRIYGPEGRESLENGAGLKLYITPRDQRTVKEVSAAVGSTTREAVTRMYGRNKGFLGATSTSARLEERPLLSETEARLMDPDEVIILASPQHPIKASRIKYYDDPFFKDMLARQDGKPFPYPPSVQGVGPWGGDFEVGADDQAKLAERAPVRDRSQRREARAMSVMPIEAGRGQPEPETLEREAAVPKDWKAALDRQEDFIEELLGG; encoded by the coding sequence ATGACCAAGACACTCCCCCTTTGGGCCGCGCTCCTCTTCGGGGTGATCTGCGGCGCCGTCATCGGCACCATCGTCGCCGCCTTCTACCTGACCCTGGCCCTGAAAACCGGGTTTGGTAGTTTTGACATGCTGGCGCTCTGGAAAGCCAGCGCGGGCACCCGAGCGGCGCATCCCGAAGCGTTCAAGGTGGGGTTTGGCGCCGTAGGCTTCGGGGCGATTGGCCTCGGCGCCCTGGCGCTTGCCTGGACCTGGAAGAAGGAGCGGGACGACTATGGCTCGGCCCACTGGCAGACCAAGGCGGAGCTGAAGAAGAACGACATGCTTCAAGCGCCTGGCAAGGGCTTTGTCTGTGGCAAGCTCGGAGCCCCGACGTCCAAAGCTGAGTTCATCTCCTCGACCACCATCCCGCATGTGATGATGGTCGCGCCGACCCGGGCCGGTAAGGGGGTTGGCTTCGTGATCCCGAATCTTCTGAGCTTTGCGGGCTCGGTTGTGGTGCTGGACGTGAAGGGCGAGAACTTCGAGAAGACCGCGCGGCTCCGGGCGCTCAACGGCGACGAGGTCTATCGGTTCAGCCCGTTTGATTGGGCCAATGCCACGCATCGGTACAACCCGCTTGCGCGGATTGCCAAGGCCCCGACATTCGCGCAGCGCTTCACCGAGGTCTCGATCCTGGCAGACCTCTTCCTCGACAAGGACAACAAGACGCTCGACACCTTTTCCGAGGCCGGCAAGTCGATCTTCGTTGCGGCCTGTCTGCTGGCGATCCAACGCGGCACGCCGAACCTCGGCGAGGTGAACAAGATCGTCGCCGGGGGCGAATACAAGAACGCCCAGTACAAGACCTATGCCGACGAGGCCGAGGAAGACATCCTGCGCGAGCTCTGGACCAATGCGGCCTCAGCCTCGTCGCGGCTGCTGACCTCGAACATTCAGGCGCTGATGACGGCCGGTCTCAAGCAATGGGACAACCCGGCGGTGCGCTCGGCCACCGAGGCGAGCGACTTCGATTTCTCGACCTTCCGGAAGACCCCTCAGTCGCTTTACATCGCGGTGTCCGAGGATCACATCGCGACGCTGGCGCCGCTCTTGCGCCTGATGTTCGCCGATCTCATCGCCTCGATCCGGCTGAACGAGCCCGGCCCGGACGAGCCCTGGCCGGTCATGATGATGATCGACGAATTCCAGCAGATGGGGGCGATGCCCTATCTCGAGCGGGCGATCCATTCGCTGGCAAGCTATGGCGGCCGCGTCGCGATGATCGCGCAGTCGCTGGCTTCGCTTGATCGGATTTACGGGCCCGAGGGCCGTGAAAGTCTCGAGAACGGGGCAGGGCTGAAGCTCTACATCACCCCGCGGGACCAGCGCACGGTGAAAGAGGTCTCCGCCGCGGTCGGCAGCACCACCCGCGAGGCGGTGACCCGGATGTACGGTCGCAACAAGGGCTTCCTTGGCGCGACCTCGACCTCGGCGCGTCTGGAAGAGCGGCCGCTACTTTCCGAGACGGAAGCGCGCCTCATGGATCCCGACGAGGTCATAATCCTCGCTTCGCCCCAGCACCCTATCAAGGCTAGCCGGATCAAGTATTACGACGATCCGTTCTTCAAGGACATGCTGGCCCGCCAGGACGGCAAGCCGTTCCCCTATCCGCCGAGTGTGCAGGGCGTGGGGCCCTGGGGCGGTGACTTTGAGGTCGGCGCAGACGACCAGGCGAAACTAGCCGAACGTGCGCCTGTCCGGGATCGATCGCAGCGGCGCGAAGCGCGCGCGATGAGCGTGATGCCGATTGAGGCCGGACGCGGGCAGCCCGAGCCCGAGACGCTCGAAAGGGAAGCCGCCGTGCCGAAGGATTGGAAGGCGGCGCTCGACCGGCAGGAGGACTTCATCGAGGAATTGTTGGGAGGGTGA
- a CDS encoding relaxase/mobilization nuclease domain-containing protein, translated as MADPLALYASVMGRLWEDERIRGQAAARIDARLAGRRQGRSFSRVGSMSARNALKVASGQSRAAVFKRIRAGGCKTRCSLGAQISYINDKAVYTYSTMTNALTDAAVLSEEQKEDIIEDWAGTWRGSTKLGFTSHMLLSFPTDVTVDQVCDIAMDWTEHFFESGEYGDQWDYVLAVHDDRAHKHAHIILNNRGVENGTWFSCWAEGVMSPQLMREKQAEIAEGYGVTLDATTRLERGIFEKPAGIEEIYRAKEEARLPREIVMTAQESAMAQAQVVGFAKDYKYLADLLDRMDQRHMARAVRGMADGLGSGTPWNFTEGEIDMKDIKTVGDAIDYSERTIEALRLKAEELDPAERAAFEAKAAPIIADLSQMVPDPELRARFGKQLEEPYPPGAGSEVLIAALQSGNDEGLRYVLERAEEVGMDSEELVARITAGGTRNYGMAQDWVERDMNAVLAKDGLSVETASDDQLDAALEKVDGVMDALMERAKELGVEIGRTLADEEEATLPLIDEDDRTPNPYLQDLADMLRDGKLTEEQEEVVERTLQSELFKELGEEGLAALRRGNYEVLDAALPSKLDQITVTQEFLEMTFEETGDQVFTDRAAGLQQDKATEVARMRGQQEAQEMGRELARNKTLDRGLDDEMEF; from the coding sequence ATGGCTGATCCGCTCGCCCTCTATGCCTCGGTCATGGGCCGGCTCTGGGAGGATGAGCGTATCCGGGGTCAGGCCGCGGCGCGGATCGACGCGCGGCTGGCGGGGCGTCGGCAGGGGCGAAGTTTCTCGCGCGTCGGATCCATGTCGGCGCGCAACGCGCTGAAAGTGGCTTCAGGGCAGAGCCGGGCTGCGGTGTTCAAACGGATCCGGGCAGGAGGCTGCAAGACGAGGTGTAGCCTCGGGGCGCAGATTTCCTACATCAACGACAAGGCGGTATACACCTATTCGACGATGACCAACGCGCTGACCGATGCGGCGGTGCTTTCTGAGGAGCAGAAAGAAGACATCATCGAGGATTGGGCCGGGACCTGGCGCGGCTCGACCAAGCTCGGGTTCACCTCGCACATGCTGCTCTCGTTCCCGACCGACGTGACGGTCGATCAGGTGTGCGACATCGCCATGGACTGGACGGAGCATTTCTTCGAGAGCGGGGAATATGGCGATCAGTGGGACTATGTCCTCGCGGTCCATGACGACCGGGCGCACAAGCATGCCCATATCATCCTGAACAATCGCGGCGTCGAAAACGGCACCTGGTTCTCTTGCTGGGCCGAGGGCGTGATGTCGCCGCAGCTGATGCGCGAGAAGCAGGCCGAGATCGCTGAAGGCTACGGCGTGACGCTCGACGCCACCACCCGGCTCGAGCGCGGCATTTTCGAGAAGCCCGCCGGGATTGAGGAGATCTACCGCGCCAAGGAAGAGGCCCGCCTTCCGCGCGAGATCGTCATGACGGCCCAGGAATCCGCCATGGCGCAGGCGCAGGTGGTGGGCTTCGCCAAGGACTACAAGTACCTCGCCGACCTGCTGGACCGGATGGACCAGCGTCACATGGCGCGCGCCGTGCGCGGCATGGCAGACGGTCTCGGCTCCGGCACGCCCTGGAACTTCACCGAAGGAGAGATAGACATGAAGGACATCAAGACCGTCGGTGATGCGATCGACTATTCCGAGCGCACGATCGAGGCGCTGAGGCTCAAGGCCGAGGAATTGGACCCGGCCGAGCGCGCCGCCTTCGAGGCCAAGGCCGCGCCGATCATCGCGGACCTCTCGCAGATGGTGCCTGACCCGGAGCTGCGCGCACGGTTTGGAAAGCAGCTCGAAGAACCCTATCCGCCGGGGGCGGGCAGCGAAGTGCTGATTGCGGCGCTGCAATCCGGCAATGACGAGGGGCTGCGCTACGTGCTCGAGCGCGCCGAGGAGGTGGGCATGGACAGCGAGGAGCTGGTAGCCCGGATCACTGCCGGCGGCACGCGCAACTACGGCATGGCGCAAGACTGGGTCGAGCGCGACATGAACGCGGTGCTGGCCAAGGACGGTCTCAGCGTGGAGACCGCGAGTGACGACCAGCTCGATGCCGCGCTCGAAAAGGTCGACGGCGTGATGGACGCACTGATGGAGCGGGCGAAGGAACTGGGCGTCGAGATCGGCCGAACCCTCGCGGACGAAGAGGAGGCGACACTGCCCCTCATCGACGAAGACGACCGGACGCCCAATCCCTACCTGCAGGACCTGGCCGACATGCTTCGGGACGGCAAGCTCACCGAGGAACAGGAAGAGGTGGTTGAGCGGACCCTGCAATCCGAGCTCTTCAAGGAGTTGGGTGAGGAGGGTTTGGCTGCACTTCGCCGCGGCAACTACGAGGTGCTGGACGCGGCCCTTCCGAGCAAGCTCGACCAGATCACCGTCACGCAGGAATTCCTCGAGATGACGTTTGAGGAGACCGGCGACCAAGTCTTCACCGACCGCGCCGCCGGGTTGCAGCAGGACAAGGCGACGGAGGTGGCGCGGATGCGCGGCCAGCAAGAGGCGCAGGAAATGGGGCGTGAACTTGCCCGAAACAAAACACTAGATCGTGGTCTCGATGACGAGATGGAATTCTAA
- a CDS encoding helix-turn-helix domain-containing protein — translation MPRPAKNLKLEERIEVARRFTAGESAKELAAAFGISPRHVNRLAKEEAGEGIAARDPSETVAFRASQSELAAFDAEWRERGFSNRSQALNAVLRGRCGFLDVPRDLVAEFCAAWRQAKDVSDAGMVLAKAVHRGRLEVSAADRAVLIELLDLAQSMSREMGRMKDAAQALRHQEWPQREEGQGADGAVLEGTPRETVTGLRLVRNG, via the coding sequence GTGCCGAGGCCAGCGAAAAACCTGAAGCTTGAAGAGCGCATCGAAGTGGCGCGGCGCTTCACGGCGGGCGAGAGCGCGAAGGAGCTGGCGGCGGCGTTCGGTATCTCTCCGCGCCACGTGAACCGGCTCGCGAAAGAGGAGGCGGGCGAGGGGATCGCAGCGCGCGATCCGAGCGAGACAGTGGCTTTCCGGGCTAGTCAGTCTGAGCTTGCAGCGTTCGATGCCGAGTGGCGCGAACGGGGTTTTTCCAACCGGTCACAGGCGCTCAATGCGGTGCTGCGCGGACGGTGCGGTTTCCTCGATGTGCCCCGTGATCTGGTCGCCGAATTTTGCGCCGCATGGCGACAGGCGAAGGATGTGAGCGACGCTGGCATGGTGCTCGCCAAGGCGGTCCATCGCGGTCGGCTGGAGGTCTCGGCGGCGGATCGCGCAGTGCTGATCGAACTGCTCGATCTTGCGCAGTCGATGAGCCGTGAGATGGGCCGGATGAAGGATGCGGCGCAAGCGCTGCGTCATCAGGAGTGGCCGCAAAGGGAAGAAGGGCAGGGGGCGGATGGCGCGGTTCTGGAGGGCACCCCGCGCGAGACCGTGACAGGTTTGAGGCTCGTCAGGAATGGCTGA
- a CDS encoding DUF736 family protein, producing the protein MTTNCIKFTSADIETAKGTGSISTLTFDLDITVEPVASTNPMAPTHRVLGRSPRGKLVECGGIWKKQNKETGADYYTLTIRDHGFNANLGKAANQDDLSLQAVIPWGPKDAA; encoded by the coding sequence ATGACCACGAACTGCATCAAATTCACCAGCGCCGACATCGAGACCGCCAAGGGCACAGGCTCCATCTCGACCCTGACCTTCGACCTCGACATCACGGTCGAGCCCGTCGCGAGCACGAACCCGATGGCCCCCACGCACCGCGTCCTCGGCCGCTCCCCGCGCGGCAAGCTGGTCGAGTGCGGCGGCATCTGGAAGAAGCAGAACAAGGAGACCGGTGCCGACTACTACACGCTGACCATCCGCGACCACGGCTTCAACGCCAACCTCGGCAAGGCCGCGAACCAGGACGATCTGTCCCTGCAGGCCGTCATCCCCTGGGGCCCGAAAGACGCCGCCTAA
- a CDS encoding SIR2 family protein: MELEELAKQCQNCAQHSPVIVLGSGASIPHGIRGMGDLAVWLRDNVQADDGPEVDAWTLVRTALAAGDHLEAALENKPLPDSLVVKIVRSTWDFIAQGDYSLLKSAIKTETIFPLRTLFTGLFRSTNRNIHVVTTNYDRVAEYAADSGGYIHNTGFLPGYLRRADGAENLIFKQGANLARTVTVWKVHGSLDWFSDPHGGVMSLPMTSELPDGLVPLIVTPGVSKYQRTHDEPFRSAIQGADRVLSAATAFICIGYGFRDGHIHPKLMTRCRVHDVPILVAARTLTPEAKDFLKNNAGRHYLALENHDEGTMVYNRDSPDGIVVTGGKYWELPALNELIGF, translated from the coding sequence TTGGAACTAGAAGAACTCGCAAAGCAGTGCCAAAACTGTGCACAGCATAGCCCAGTGATAGTCTTGGGCAGCGGGGCCTCGATACCGCATGGCATTCGTGGCATGGGGGATTTGGCCGTTTGGCTCCGCGATAATGTACAGGCCGACGATGGACCGGAAGTCGATGCCTGGACACTTGTTAGAACAGCCTTGGCCGCTGGAGATCATTTAGAAGCAGCACTAGAAAACAAGCCTCTACCCGACTCCTTGGTTGTCAAGATTGTCCGAAGTACCTGGGACTTCATCGCTCAGGGCGATTATAGCCTGCTCAAATCAGCTATAAAGACCGAGACCATTTTTCCGCTCCGCACCCTATTCACAGGTTTATTCCGAAGTACAAACCGCAATATCCATGTCGTAACAACAAACTACGACCGCGTTGCAGAGTATGCAGCCGATTCAGGCGGCTACATCCACAACACGGGTTTCCTTCCGGGCTATCTGCGACGGGCCGATGGGGCGGAGAATCTGATTTTCAAACAAGGGGCCAATTTGGCGCGGACGGTCACAGTCTGGAAAGTCCACGGGTCTCTTGATTGGTTTTCAGACCCGCATGGGGGTGTGATGTCGCTACCGATGACGAGCGAGTTGCCCGATGGTTTGGTTCCGTTGATCGTCACGCCAGGTGTAAGCAAATATCAGCGGACGCACGACGAGCCCTTTCGGAGCGCGATACAGGGCGCCGATCGTGTGTTGAGTGCCGCGACCGCATTCATTTGCATAGGATACGGGTTCCGCGACGGCCATATCCATCCGAAGCTGATGACGCGTTGTCGTGTGCATGACGTTCCCATCCTTGTCGCAGCGCGCACCTTAACGCCCGAAGCCAAGGATTTTCTCAAGAACAACGCCGGGCGTCACTACCTCGCGCTCGAGAACCACGATGAGGGGACGATGGTTTACAACCGTGACAGCCCAGACGGTATTGTTGTTACCGGGGGCAAATATTGGGAGTTGCCTGCATTGAACGAATTGATTGGGTTTTAG
- a CDS encoding ATP-binding protein, whose protein sequence is MGILDFNDDESLGKIIAVDTATVTVRVDELERLKRIQVNRLTAIRSSKAGQHLIGIVSRITRKAGDETAIDGSEEDPEAALPENNLVRVALIGTLVDKEGLKENVFKRTLETVPEIDADCFSLEGQRLTDFMQVISQVSGDGPQLDLGRYALDEDARAFLNGNRLFQRHAIVVGSTGSGKSYTTARLLDQIAGLPQANVILFDIHGEYQTLDSDEFRHLRIAGPGDIGHDRRLADGVLHLPFWLLGYEALVALFVDRSDQNAPNQAMLMTRCITDAKRAMLDPGKHADILANFTIDSPVPFDIDSVHKQLSDLNEQMVPGANNKDKQGPYFDKLSRLIARFEAKRNDRRLGFIFQPPAACMDMAWLSEVTHFLIGGRGSQADGKGGIKIINFSEVPSDILPLMVSLIARLIFTVSQWTPPDNRHPIALFCDEAHLYIPERASSESADEISVGIFERIAKEGRKYGVGLVVISQRPSEVNRTVLSQCNNVIAMRLTNGDDQSVIKRLLPDSLGGFGDLLPVLDIGEALVVGDASLLPTRVVVSEPRFKPNSATVNFWDRWSDAAPVAGTEDAVLSWRRQSNH, encoded by the coding sequence TTGGGCATACTTGATTTCAACGATGATGAAAGTCTCGGCAAAATTATTGCCGTCGATACTGCCACTGTGACGGTGCGAGTCGATGAACTTGAACGCCTCAAACGGATTCAGGTCAATCGGTTGACCGCGATCAGAAGCTCGAAAGCCGGGCAGCACTTAATCGGGATAGTTTCGCGCATCACACGCAAAGCAGGTGACGAAACTGCAATAGACGGGTCTGAGGAGGATCCGGAAGCCGCGCTCCCCGAAAACAACCTCGTTCGGGTCGCTCTGATTGGAACACTCGTAGACAAGGAGGGGCTGAAAGAGAACGTCTTTAAGCGCACCCTAGAGACTGTGCCCGAAATCGATGCGGATTGCTTTTCCTTGGAAGGTCAGCGCCTGACAGACTTCATGCAGGTCATTTCGCAGGTTTCCGGCGACGGCCCGCAGCTTGATCTTGGTCGCTATGCTTTGGACGAGGACGCGCGGGCCTTCTTGAACGGCAACCGTCTGTTCCAACGTCATGCCATCGTGGTCGGTAGCACTGGCAGCGGCAAATCGTACACAACTGCGCGGCTCCTAGACCAGATTGCCGGTCTTCCACAAGCCAACGTAATCTTGTTCGATATCCATGGTGAGTACCAGACCCTCGATAGCGACGAGTTTCGGCATCTACGCATCGCTGGGCCGGGGGACATTGGACACGATCGCCGACTGGCCGACGGTGTTCTACATCTACCGTTCTGGCTTCTCGGCTATGAGGCATTGGTCGCTTTGTTTGTAGATCGGTCCGATCAGAACGCTCCGAACCAAGCCATGCTCATGACGCGCTGTATCACCGATGCGAAGCGCGCAATGCTTGATCCGGGAAAACACGCCGACATTCTTGCAAATTTCACTATCGATAGCCCCGTGCCTTTCGATATCGACAGTGTCCACAAGCAACTATCTGACTTGAACGAACAAATGGTTCCGGGCGCTAACAACAAGGATAAGCAAGGACCATACTTCGACAAGCTCAGCCGCTTAATCGCGCGATTTGAAGCCAAACGAAATGATCGCAGGCTTGGGTTCATATTTCAGCCGCCAGCAGCCTGTATGGATATGGCCTGGCTGTCGGAGGTAACGCATTTCCTGATAGGCGGGCGCGGATCGCAAGCTGATGGCAAGGGTGGGATCAAGATCATCAATTTCTCGGAAGTGCCGTCCGACATCCTGCCGCTCATGGTCAGCTTGATTGCTCGGCTGATATTCACAGTCAGCCAGTGGACGCCACCAGACAACCGTCATCCCATCGCATTGTTCTGCGATGAGGCACATCTGTATATCCCGGAGCGTGCATCGTCAGAGTCAGCCGATGAGATCTCTGTCGGGATTTTCGAGAGGATCGCCAAAGAAGGCAGGAAATACGGTGTTGGACTAGTGGTTATCAGCCAAAGACCATCCGAAGTGAACCGCACCGTTCTGAGCCAGTGCAACAATGTCATTGCGATGCGGCTGACCAACGGCGACGATCAATCCGTGATCAAACGGTTGCTGCCTGACAGCCTCGGCGGGTTTGGTGATCTTCTACCGGTCCTCGACATCGGTGAGGCATTGGTGGTCGGCGATGCGAGCTTGCTTCCGACGCGAGTTGTGGTGTCCGAGCCGCGCTTCAAGCCCAATAGCGCGACAGTCAATTTCTGGGATCGTTGGAGTGACGCGGCACCAGTTGCGGGAACGGAAGATGCCGTCCTTTCTTGGCGGAGACAAAGCAATCACTAG
- a CDS encoding DEAD/DEAH box helicase has translation MSSAFDKLARPVQKWIRQKGWRELRDIQARSIRTICESNADLIVAASTAGGKTEAAFLPLISQVLDEPSGGTGFDLLYIGPLKALITDQAMRLEGICQEAELPVVPWHGDVSQSIKTRALISPKGILLITPESLEALFIRRGLEIARLFGATRAVVIDELHTVLDSERGVQLRSLLTRLELAIKRPIRRIGLSATLGDMDLAKAYLRPDAANAVQLIEADGGEAELKLQLRGYLSGDEDENSPSATDAIAAHLFKHLRGSDNLVFAGARQRVEIYADRLRELCEREHLPQEFYPHHASLSREHRDFVERRLKDPAKPTTAVCTSTLELGIDIGDVTCVAQIGAPFSVAALRQRLGRSGRREGQPAILRQYAVEAKLTPESSFVDRLRLGLIRSIAMIDLLLEGWCEPPKPQALHLSTLVHQILSVIAQRGGASASVVYNVLCREGPFRKVTTEVFADVLRAIGHPETGLIEQVGSGLLLLGPAGEKLVEHYSFYAVFQTPEEFRLVAEGRDLGTLPIDNVLAPGMLLIFSGRRWVVQEIHDREKVIVVKPAKAGVPPVFGGDAGDIHDKVIDRMFAVLEGDSSPAYMDTVSLMMLEEARAHYEQLGFRANNLHTIGEHTSVIATRVGTVKTSTLALALRSEGFSVELHDGFLMVEAGDETPDLQTVLAHIRSGEPVDLFAGAGNLMSEKFHPYLSQPLLELDAISSKLAPDTLTAMVGRIVPA, from the coding sequence ATGAGCAGTGCGTTCGACAAACTGGCGAGGCCTGTGCAGAAATGGATACGCCAGAAAGGTTGGCGCGAACTTCGCGACATCCAGGCGCGATCCATCCGGACGATCTGCGAATCCAATGCCGATTTAATCGTTGCAGCTTCTACGGCGGGCGGAAAGACCGAGGCGGCGTTCCTGCCGTTGATTTCACAGGTGCTTGACGAGCCGTCGGGCGGCACCGGCTTCGACCTGCTCTACATCGGTCCGCTGAAAGCCCTGATCACGGACCAGGCCATGCGGCTGGAGGGCATCTGCCAGGAAGCAGAGCTTCCGGTTGTTCCCTGGCACGGAGATGTCTCGCAATCCATCAAGACGCGCGCGTTGATATCTCCAAAAGGGATCCTTCTGATAACCCCAGAGTCCCTTGAGGCGCTTTTCATTCGTCGCGGTTTGGAAATTGCCCGCCTGTTTGGGGCGACACGGGCGGTCGTGATCGACGAGCTGCACACAGTTCTGGACAGCGAACGCGGTGTCCAGCTTCGTTCACTGCTCACACGGCTCGAGCTCGCGATAAAGCGCCCAATCCGTCGGATAGGTCTGTCAGCTACGCTAGGCGACATGGACCTCGCTAAGGCCTATCTTCGCCCTGACGCCGCAAACGCTGTCCAGCTGATCGAAGCAGATGGCGGCGAGGCTGAATTGAAGCTTCAGCTTCGCGGTTACCTTTCCGGCGATGAAGATGAAAACAGCCCATCCGCAACGGACGCGATCGCAGCACATCTTTTCAAACACCTTCGAGGCAGCGACAACCTGGTCTTCGCCGGAGCGCGTCAACGGGTCGAGATTTACGCAGATCGGTTGCGGGAGCTTTGCGAACGGGAGCACCTGCCACAGGAATTCTATCCCCACCACGCGAGCCTCTCCCGAGAACACCGTGACTTCGTTGAGCGGCGCTTGAAGGACCCTGCGAAACCGACGACAGCCGTTTGCACATCGACGCTCGAGCTTGGAATCGACATCGGTGACGTGACCTGCGTGGCTCAAATCGGTGCGCCATTCAGCGTCGCCGCGTTGCGACAACGGCTTGGCCGATCAGGCCGGCGTGAAGGACAGCCGGCCATTCTCAGGCAGTATGCTGTCGAAGCCAAGTTGACGCCGGAGAGCAGTTTCGTGGATCGTCTTCGCCTCGGCCTGATCAGGTCCATCGCGATGATAGACTTGCTGCTGGAAGGCTGGTGCGAACCTCCAAAACCTCAGGCGCTTCATCTCTCGACGCTCGTCCACCAGATACTGTCAGTCATAGCGCAGCGCGGCGGTGCGTCTGCAAGCGTGGTCTACAATGTGCTCTGCCGCGAAGGCCCCTTTCGGAAGGTCACAACCGAAGTCTTCGCAGATGTGTTGCGTGCAATCGGCCACCCAGAAACCGGCTTGATCGAACAGGTCGGCAGCGGGCTGTTGCTTTTGGGACCCGCGGGCGAAAAACTGGTTGAGCATTACAGCTTCTATGCGGTGTTTCAGACGCCTGAGGAATTCCGGTTGGTCGCAGAGGGGCGGGACCTTGGAACCCTGCCGATCGATAATGTTCTTGCCCCTGGGATGCTATTAATATTCTCTGGGCGACGTTGGGTTGTTCAAGAAATCCATGATCGTGAAAAGGTCATCGTCGTCAAACCCGCGAAGGCTGGTGTGCCGCCCGTCTTCGGCGGCGATGCGGGGGACATTCATGACAAAGTGATCGACCGAATGTTCGCCGTGCTCGAGGGGGATTCCAGCCCAGCTTACATGGATACAGTCTCTTTGATGATGCTCGAGGAAGCGCGTGCTCACTATGAACAGCTGGGGTTTAGGGCCAATAACCTACACACCATTGGCGAGCATACATCAGTCATTGCGACGCGGGTCGGTACTGTGAAGACATCAACCCTCGCGCTAGCACTGAGAAGTGAGGGGTTTTCGGTCGAACTGCATGACGGGTTTCTGATGGTGGAGGCCGGGGACGAAACCCCCGATCTTCAAACGGTACTAGCGCACATTCGATCTGGCGAACCTGTCGATCTGTTCGCTGGAGCTGGGAATTTAATGTCGGAGAAGTTTCATCCTTACCTGTCGCAGCCCCTCTTGGAGTTGGATGCAATTTCTTCCAAGCTTGCGCCCGATACTCTTACCGCGATGGTCGGTAGAATCGTCCCAGCATAA